The segment TCTTCGCCGAAGCGGTCGCCGACGGCGTCGCGCATCTTGTCGAGGTCGATGCCGATGCTGCGCAGGGCTTCTCGGTCTTCCTCGTAGCGGTCGCGGACGTCGTCGGCGGTGTCGCCGTGGGTGGCCTTCACCGCTTCGCGGGCCGCCGTCAGGGCGAGCCCCTGGTCGGCGAGGACCGCGAACAGCGGGCTGCGCGCGTTGCACAGCATGCCGAGGATCAGGTGGTCGGTCCCGAGCTCCGGGTGGCCGAGGTCTTTGGCTTCTTGCGTCGCGAACATCATCACGGCGCGTGCGTCTGAGTTGAAACGGTCAAACATCGTTGCCGTCCTCTCCGGCCGCTTGCGCGGCCTCTCGATAGGAATGTTTCTGATGCACGGCTTGACGGCTGACTTGGAGGACATCGGCGATCGCCTGCCAGCTCCATCCCTGCGACCTCGCCGAAGCCACATGAATGTCCTCGAGCCGGTCGGCGAGAGTCCGCAAAGCCCGAACGACGCCCAATCCGACCCCCGGGTCATCACTGACCGCGGCGGTGGCCATCGAATCGCCGTCGTCCACAAGCTCATCTCGTTCATGCATGCTGTCAATTTATCTTGACGATCACTGACTGTCAAGAATTATTGACACGTGCCCAACGCAAGAACACGCTGGAACCCTCACACCTAAAAAGATCGATCACCGATGAGCCCCCGCACCGACGACCCGACGCACCTGACGCTCCCGGCAGACAAAAGACGCTAAGACAAGAACACCCACGAAACAGCGTGACCAGGCAGCGCTGGGTCGAGGCCGGGATTGTTTACCGCGACCTCTCCGCAGGGACGAGGCGCTAGCCGAGGAGCGAGGACTGCGGAGCGGAAACAATCCCGGCCTCGACCCAGCGCTCCCGGGCGTTCAACGTCTATGCGATGAGCGCACACTCACTCAGCAGTCAACTGAGAAGAGATGTTCAACCGAGAAGCACGAACAGCAGGAACGAACGCACCGACCAGACAGAGAACAACGGGCACGGCAACGTAGCCGACAGCCGAAAGCACCGGCGAATAAGAGATGTCGATCGACGTCGTCTGGCTCAGTATCCGATCCGCGAGCAGGTGCAGTCCGCTGCCGAGGATGAGGCCGACGACGGCGCCGACGAGGGCGATGGCCGCCGCTTCGCTGAGGACCATGCGGGTGATGAAGCGGCGGGAAGCCCCCATGGCGCGGAGGACGGCCAGTTCGCGGCTGCGTTCGAGGACGGAGAGCAGGAGGGTGTTGAGGAGGGCGATGGCGGCGGCGCCGGCGACGATCCACTGGATGGCGACGGTGAAGGCGCCGGCCTGTTCGGCGCTCTTCTGGGTGGCGGCCAGGGCTTCGGGGCCGGTGTAGACGTTGACGGGTCGGTTGCCGAGGCCGGGGTGGCGGTCGGCGATGGCGGTGAGTTGCGCGCGCACCCTCTCGTGGTCGGCGCCGGGCCGGAGGGTCACTTGGAGGTAGGTGTCGCCGTCTCGCCGGAACCATTCGTGCAGGAGGGTGTTGGAGACGGCGCCGACGCCGGAGTCGATGGCGACGTAGTCGACGGTGTCGCGGACGACGAGTTGGTGGTAGCCGGTGGGACTCGCGAGGCGGATGGTGTCGCCGACGGACACGTCGAGCATGCGGGCGAGGACGTTGGAGAGCAGGACGCCGTCGCCGTCGAGGGTCTGGCGGACGGCGTCGTCGGACGCCTTCTTGATGAAGGGGGCGGAGGCGCCGGGGACGAGTCCCTGGATCAGCACCTTGGCGTCACCGATGTTGACCGACGCCCATTGGCCGCCGACGACGGTCTTCACGTCGGGCAGGGCGCGCACCTCTCGTTCGATCTCGGGGTCGAGGGCGGGTCCGAGCGGAATCGCTTCGGCGGTGCGAGAGGAGACGTAGAAGTCGGGTTCGGCGAGGCCGTCGAGGGAGCCGGAGATGGACCCGACGAGGTTGTTCAGAGATCCGGAGATGCCGACGCCGACGGCGATGGCGACGGCGACGGTCATGACGGTGGCCCAGACGCGTCGGGGTGCGCGTTCGGTGTTGACGGCGGCGAGCCGGCCGGGACCGCGCCAGCGTCCGGCTAGTCCGGAGACGCCGCGGACGAGGGGCGTCATGATGGCGAAGCAGAGGAGGAGGCCGCCGATGGAGTAGATCGCGCCTGCGAGGATCGCGGCCCGACCCTCAATGGTTTCGGCGGTGATCCAGGCGGCGCCGAGGAGGGCGGCGCCTGCAACGCCGCTTGCTATGAGGAGGCCGGTGGCGGGTGGTTCGGCGTCGGACGCCTCTCCGGGGACCATGGCTTCGACGGGGGCGACGGCGAAGACGGATCGGGCGGCGAGGGTCGTCGCTCCGATGCAGGCGACGATGCAGGCGGCGATCGCGACGACGGGAGCGTAGGCGGGCAGGTGGTAGTCGATGACGACGCCGACGGATTCGGACGCGTCGGGAAGGCGACCGATGATCCACCGGCCGGCGAGGATGCCGAGGGGCACGCCGAGCACTCCCCCGATGAGTCCGAGGACTGCGGATTCGGCGAGGAGGTCGCCGACGAGGTGGCGGCGTCGGGCACCGAGCGCGCGGAGCATGGCGAGGGACTGCCGGCGGGAGGCGACGGCCATGTTCATGGTGTTGAAGACGAGGAAGGCCGCGATGACCAGGGACACCATGGCGACGAGGAGGGTGGAGTCGTGGGTGACAGAGTTGGCGACTTCGACTTGCTTCACGCGGAAGGCGGGGTCGACGACGCTTGCCTGCCCGCCGACGACCTTCGCGACCTGACCG is part of the Gordonia phthalatica genome and harbors:
- a CDS encoding FtsX-like permease family protein, translating into MRALLAGLTRVRILNLRELSSHKLRVVTSLAVVLVSSALLVAVLGTYGSMSESVRQFNAALSGDATVEVAGITDSGVDADLTGQLRRETPGAKAVVPLVRSTVVIGGHPAVLLGSDMYVTSLSSDLRSAVDASGDGLDTGGLDDGVIVGAATGLREGQSTTISGVDVTVLRVVPDSRARMLNGGNFVFAYLGLAQRLTGLDHAVDSILIVPKPGVSQPDLRGQVAKVVGGQASVVDPAFRVKQVEVANSVTHDSTLLVAMVSLVIAAFLVFNTMNMAVASRRQSLAMLRALGARRRHLVGDLLAESAVLGLIGGVLGVPLGILAGRWIIGRLPDASESVGVVIDYHLPAYAPVVAIAACIVACIGATTLAARSVFAVAPVEAMVPGEASDAEPPATGLLIASGVAGAALLGAAWITAETIEGRAAILAGAIYSIGGLLLCFAIMTPLVRGVSGLAGRWRGPGRLAAVNTERAPRRVWATVMTVAVAIAVGVGISGSLNNLVGSISGSLDGLAEPDFYVSSRTAEAIPLGPALDPEIEREVRALPDVKTVVGGQWASVNIGDAKVLIQGLVPGASAPFIKKASDDAVRQTLDGDGVLLSNVLARMLDVSVGDTIRLASPTGYHQLVVRDTVDYVAIDSGVGAVSNTLLHEWFRRDGDTYLQVTLRPGADHERVRAQLTAIADRHPGLGNRPVNVYTGPEALAATQKSAEQAGAFTVAIQWIVAGAAAIALLNTLLLSVLERSRELAVLRAMGASRRFITRMVLSEAAAIALVGAVVGLILGSGLHLLADRILSQTTSIDISYSPVLSAVGYVAVPVVLCLVGAFVPAVRASRLNISSQLTAE